The following proteins are co-located in the bacterium genome:
- a CDS encoding MFS transporter — MQRIFYGWWIVGVAFITHCLTTGIVFYSFGVFLPALTEAFGWTRAQASFGFSLASLCGAFYSPAVGRVVDRRGSRPSQLVGAVAMAVGFWLLRGVSSLSEFYLVMGGVVSLGATALGGLPSNAAVTRWFVRRRGQALGVATAGISMGGVIFVPLTEWLIAHGGWRGAFGWLGVIVLVAAVPPVALFMRRAPEAMGLRPDGDARGAAPDAAAALELERSWTAAQALRSRNFWLITAAFSLTGAGLSATLLHQIAFLRDRGLSGPAAAWVLGATAGMGVVGKLGFGALLDRFGDRAIILLCFGLQALGVGLLVAPTSTPMLTVFVVVYGFAMGGNATLWATVVAACFGRLHYGAIAGWMTPVIVFNQALAIPLTGAVRDAGGRYEPAFAIIIVLTVGAMLCIAGLDGRARPPRAARPTLS; from the coding sequence GTGCAGAGGATCTTCTACGGGTGGTGGATCGTCGGCGTCGCGTTCATCACGCACTGCCTCACCACCGGGATCGTCTTCTACAGCTTCGGGGTCTTCCTGCCGGCGCTCACCGAGGCGTTCGGCTGGACCCGCGCCCAGGCGTCATTCGGGTTCTCGCTCGCATCGCTGTGCGGAGCCTTCTACTCGCCGGCGGTCGGGCGGGTCGTCGATCGCCGCGGGTCGCGCCCCTCGCAGTTGGTCGGCGCCGTGGCGATGGCGGTCGGCTTCTGGCTGTTGCGCGGCGTGTCGTCGCTGAGCGAGTTCTATCTCGTCATGGGCGGGGTGGTCTCACTGGGCGCCACGGCGCTCGGCGGGCTGCCGAGCAATGCGGCCGTGACCCGGTGGTTCGTGCGCCGCCGCGGCCAGGCGCTCGGCGTCGCCACCGCCGGCATTTCGATGGGCGGGGTGATCTTCGTGCCGCTCACCGAGTGGCTGATCGCGCACGGCGGCTGGCGCGGGGCGTTCGGATGGCTGGGCGTCATCGTGCTGGTGGCGGCGGTACCGCCGGTGGCGCTCTTCATGCGACGCGCCCCGGAGGCGATGGGGCTGCGCCCGGACGGCGACGCCCGCGGCGCCGCCCCCGATGCCGCCGCGGCCCTCGAGCTCGAGCGTTCGTGGACGGCAGCGCAGGCGCTGCGCAGCCGCAATTTCTGGCTGATCACCGCCGCCTTCTCGCTCACCGGGGCGGGATTGTCGGCGACCCTCCTGCACCAGATCGCCTTTCTGCGCGACCGCGGTCTGAGCGGGCCGGCGGCGGCCTGGGTGCTGGGGGCCACCGCCGGGATGGGAGTGGTCGGCAAGCTCGGCTTCGGCGCGCTGCTCGACCGCTTCGGCGATCGCGCCATCATCCTGCTCTGCTTCGGATTGCAGGCGCTGGGCGTGGGCTTGCTGGTCGCCCCTACCTCGACCCCGATGCTGACGGTGTTCGTCGTCGTCTACGGCTTCGCCATGGGCGGCAACGCGACGCTGTGGGCGACCGTGGTCGCGGCCTGCTTCGGCCGCCTCCACTACGGCGCGATCGCCGGCTGGATGACACCCGTCATCGTCTTCAACCAGGCGTTGGCGATCCCGCTCACCGGCGCCGTGCGCGACGCCGGCGGGCGCTACGAGCCCGCGTTCGCGATCATCATCGTTCTGACCGTCGGCGCCATGCTGTGCATCGCCGGATTGGACGGGCGGGCTCGGCCGCCGCGCGCCGCACGGCCGACGCTGTCTTGA
- a CDS encoding tetratricopeptide repeat protein, which produces MPCPECSAQTAVDHRYCAYCGFPLRPETLATDHHGTPPEAACARWQRVVSRYPERPEAHYNLGLAQYHLGRIDDAIAALERAVALEDALPHAHFQLAVAYYRRGRLEACAAACRRALQYQPTSVPARYRLALSLYHLGELDEALDNFRAVVDSDPGYVIAHYHIGVLYERLGMSDDAIDAFSRVADGNPDDAAAHYHLGVNYKRKGLDDLAIGEFAHALQLDPSDRDAAAELQSLER; this is translated from the coding sequence ATGCCGTGTCCGGAATGCAGTGCGCAGACCGCGGTGGACCACCGGTACTGCGCGTATTGCGGGTTCCCGTTGCGACCCGAGACGCTGGCCACCGACCACCACGGGACGCCACCTGAGGCGGCCTGTGCGCGCTGGCAGCGGGTGGTCAGCCGCTATCCGGAGCGGCCGGAGGCGCACTACAACCTCGGCCTGGCCCAGTACCACCTCGGACGGATCGACGACGCCATCGCCGCCCTGGAACGCGCCGTCGCGCTCGAGGACGCATTGCCACACGCCCACTTCCAGCTTGCGGTCGCCTACTATCGCCGCGGCCGGCTGGAGGCGTGCGCGGCGGCCTGCCGGCGCGCCCTGCAGTATCAACCGACATCGGTGCCGGCGCGCTATCGCCTGGCGCTATCGCTCTACCACCTCGGCGAGCTCGACGAGGCGCTCGACAACTTCCGTGCCGTCGTCGATTCCGACCCGGGGTATGTGATTGCCCACTACCATATCGGCGTGCTCTACGAGCGATTGGGCATGAGCGACGATGCCATCGACGCCTTCAGCCGCGTCGCCGATGGCAATCCCGACGACGCCGCGGCGCATTATCACCTCGGCGTGAACTACAAGCGCAAGGGCCTCGACGATCTGGCGATCGGCGAATTCGCCCACGCGCTGCAACTCGATCCGAGCGACCGCGACGCCGCGGCCGAGCTCCAATCGCTCGAGCGGTAG
- a CDS encoding urate hydroxylase PuuD: MENLFVESIIRWIHIVAGVMWIGHLYFFNFVNSQFAPTMDGETKKKVVPELMPRALYFFRWGAAYTWVTGVLLLLLVFYHGPFMFDAGGHWGAASILAVILVFVAPLIYDQLYKTVLTDPKAGFVGGVILATAMLCYMAWIAHFGYRAYAIHLGAMFGTIMAFNVWFRIWPSQQQIIRATKEGTPPDAALVGLAGLRSKHNTYMSVPLIFTMMNAHAPWAANPLLIGIVVLVGWGATYWLYNKSKAVKGF, encoded by the coding sequence ATGGAGAATCTCTTCGTCGAATCGATCATCCGCTGGATCCACATCGTTGCCGGCGTCATGTGGATCGGTCACCTGTACTTCTTCAACTTCGTCAATTCGCAGTTCGCGCCGACGATGGACGGCGAGACGAAGAAGAAGGTGGTGCCCGAGCTGATGCCGCGCGCGCTCTACTTCTTCCGCTGGGGCGCCGCCTACACCTGGGTCACCGGCGTGCTGCTGCTGCTGCTGGTCTTCTACCACGGCCCGTTCATGTTCGATGCCGGCGGACACTGGGGCGCGGCCTCGATCCTCGCCGTCATCCTCGTGTTCGTGGCGCCGCTGATCTACGACCAGCTCTACAAGACCGTGCTCACCGATCCCAAGGCCGGGTTCGTGGGCGGCGTGATCCTCGCCACGGCGATGCTCTGCTACATGGCCTGGATCGCCCACTTCGGCTATCGCGCCTACGCGATCCACCTCGGGGCGATGTTCGGCACCATCATGGCGTTCAACGTCTGGTTCCGCATCTGGCCGTCGCAGCAGCAGATCATCCGCGCCACCAAGGAGGGCACGCCGCCGGACGCCGCCCTCGTCGGGCTCGCCGGTCTGCGTTCGAAGCACAACACCTACATGTCCGTGCCGCTCATCTTCACCATGATGAACGCGCACGCGCCGTGGGCGGCCAACCCGTTGCTGATCGGCATCGTCGTGCTCGTCGGCTGGGGCGCGACCTACTGGCTCTACAACAAGTCCAAGGCCGTCAAGGGATTCTGA
- a CDS encoding AI-2E family transporter, translating into MRREQLFAAFFFVAFCFLLYQFYLILSEFIGPLSYAALLAFILQPLCERLKVLLRARDGAAAGLMTAATLLLVVAPGFYFFSVVTTESVSLYENLRDFVTSGRLQEMLDHMRASRLGQLVHDVGLRSKVDLPAMVVSASQTVSGFLVAQAPAAAANVFRFVINFFFTVFALFFFFRDGPRMVAALADLIPMEPEDKEAVMLRFGETLSAVVLGSVLTAAAQGLLGGVAYWGLGVPFSVLLAGATALLSLIPYAGPLVWIGVAGYLAIGGDYVRAGIMIGWGVLVIGSVDNFIRPLVIGGRTQIPTVFLFFGILGGLQAYGFLGMFLGPAIIAILVAFARIYREQYANDRPRRRDDPP; encoded by the coding sequence ATGCGCCGGGAGCAGCTCTTCGCCGCGTTCTTCTTCGTCGCGTTCTGCTTTCTCCTCTACCAATTCTACCTCATCCTCTCGGAGTTCATCGGCCCGCTCAGCTACGCCGCCCTGCTGGCCTTCATCCTCCAGCCACTCTGCGAGCGGCTGAAGGTCCTTCTGCGCGCCCGCGACGGCGCCGCCGCCGGGCTGATGACGGCCGCCACCCTGCTGCTGGTGGTCGCGCCGGGCTTCTACTTCTTCAGCGTCGTCACCACGGAATCGGTCTCGCTCTACGAGAACCTGCGCGACTTCGTCACCTCGGGCCGCCTGCAGGAGATGCTCGACCACATGCGGGCCTCGCGGCTCGGTCAGTTGGTGCACGACGTCGGGCTGCGCAGCAAGGTCGACCTCCCCGCCATGGTCGTCAGCGCCAGCCAGACCGTGAGCGGCTTCCTGGTCGCCCAGGCGCCGGCGGCAGCCGCCAACGTCTTCCGCTTCGTCATCAACTTCTTCTTCACCGTCTTCGCGCTGTTCTTCTTTTTCCGCGACGGGCCGCGCATGGTCGCGGCGCTGGCCGACCTCATCCCGATGGAGCCGGAGGACAAGGAAGCGGTCATGCTCCGGTTCGGTGAGACCCTCTCCGCGGTCGTCCTCGGCTCGGTGCTCACCGCGGCGGCGCAGGGTCTCCTCGGCGGCGTCGCCTACTGGGGGCTCGGGGTGCCGTTCAGCGTCCTGCTCGCCGGCGCCACCGCGCTCCTCTCCCTGATTCCCTACGCCGGCCCGCTGGTCTGGATCGGGGTCGCCGGCTACCTGGCGATCGGCGGCGACTACGTCCGCGCCGGCATCATGATCGGCTGGGGAGTGCTGGTGATCGGCAGCGTGGACAACTTCATCCGGCCGCTGGTCATCGGCGGGCGGACGCAGATTCCGACCGTGTTCCTCTTCTTCGGGATCCTGGGCGGCCTCCAGGCCTACGGATTCCTCGGCATGTTCCTCGGCCCGGCGATCATCGCTATTCTCGTGGCCTTCGCCCGCATCTACCGCGAGCAGTACGCCAACGACCGGCCCCGGCGCCGCGACGATCCCCCGTGA
- the uvrC gene encoding excinuclease ABC subunit UvrC, which translates to MATDAAEPDVGAPSRSLEDKLEALPARPGVYLLKDRHGKVMYVGKARSLRARVRTYFRGGDERSQVAFLMQRVGDFESLLTATEKEALILENNLIKQYKPRYNIRLKDDKSYVSVKVTVQEPWPRVIVTRKILKDGSRYFGPYHSAISVRETIDTLRKTIPLRTCSDAVFRNRSRPCLEYQIRRCLGPCCLPVDRAEYEAHLREAMLLLGGRRVELVGALRREMVAAAEAERFEEAARLRDRLRAIEKTQERQQAVAHGGGDQDIFGFYREGGFIEAQVLFVRQGKLTGNQAYHLEDFELPDEEVVRALVTQFYQGERYVPDEILLPIELEDEAVRAEYLSDRKGRRVEILRPQRGDRVRLLEMARDNAAQSFRERQDGERQYERISEELRCKLHLRNAPKRIECVDISTFQGGMAVGSVVAFDEGQPDTSGYRRFRIKTVSGQDDFAMMFEVLRRRLTRARREGVFPDLLVVDGGKGQLNVAIEVLRELEIEQVDVAGLAKMRVVRAARETEVERSDERVFLPGRVNPVVLRRNSNALFLLQRLRDEAHRFAITYHRALRGKERLRSVLDAIPGVGAERRRRLLRAFGSVKRMREATVDELAAVPGISPALARAVREALDRLPPRRDVLKLSDFVRLTAQ; encoded by the coding sequence ATGGCTACGGACGCCGCGGAGCCCGACGTGGGGGCGCCGAGCAGAAGCCTCGAGGACAAGCTGGAGGCGCTACCGGCGCGGCCCGGCGTCTACCTGCTGAAGGATCGCCACGGCAAGGTGATGTACGTCGGCAAGGCGCGCAGCCTGCGGGCCCGCGTGCGCACCTACTTCCGCGGCGGCGACGAGCGCTCGCAGGTCGCGTTCCTGATGCAGCGGGTGGGCGATTTCGAAAGCCTGCTCACCGCCACCGAAAAAGAGGCGCTGATCCTCGAGAACAACCTGATCAAACAGTACAAGCCGCGCTACAACATCCGCCTCAAGGACGACAAATCGTACGTCAGCGTGAAGGTGACGGTGCAGGAGCCGTGGCCGCGGGTCATCGTCACCCGCAAGATCCTCAAGGACGGCAGCAGGTACTTCGGCCCGTACCATTCGGCGATCAGCGTCCGCGAGACCATCGACACGCTGCGCAAGACGATCCCCCTCCGCACCTGTTCCGACGCGGTGTTCCGCAACCGCTCGCGCCCGTGTCTGGAATACCAGATCCGCCGCTGCCTCGGGCCGTGCTGCCTGCCGGTCGACCGCGCCGAATACGAGGCGCACCTGCGCGAGGCGATGCTGCTGCTGGGCGGCAGGCGCGTCGAGCTGGTCGGAGCGCTGCGCCGCGAGATGGTCGCGGCGGCCGAGGCCGAGCGGTTCGAGGAAGCGGCGCGGCTGCGCGATCGCCTGCGGGCCATCGAGAAGACGCAGGAGCGCCAACAGGCGGTGGCGCACGGCGGCGGCGATCAGGACATTTTCGGTTTCTACCGCGAGGGCGGCTTCATCGAAGCGCAGGTGCTGTTCGTCCGCCAGGGCAAGCTCACCGGCAACCAGGCCTACCACCTCGAGGACTTCGAGCTGCCGGACGAGGAGGTGGTGCGCGCGCTGGTGACCCAGTTCTACCAGGGGGAGCGCTACGTGCCGGACGAGATCCTGCTGCCGATCGAGCTCGAGGATGAAGCGGTGCGCGCCGAGTATCTGAGCGACCGCAAGGGGCGCCGGGTCGAGATCCTCCGACCGCAGCGCGGCGATCGCGTCCGCTTGCTCGAGATGGCCCGCGACAATGCCGCCCAGAGCTTCCGCGAGCGCCAGGACGGCGAGCGCCAGTACGAGCGCATCAGCGAGGAGCTGCGGTGCAAGCTGCACCTGCGCAACGCCCCGAAGCGCATCGAGTGCGTCGACATCTCCACCTTCCAGGGGGGGATGGCCGTCGGCTCGGTGGTCGCCTTCGACGAGGGCCAGCCGGACACGAGCGGCTACCGCCGGTTCCGCATCAAGACAGTCAGCGGCCAGGACGACTTCGCGATGATGTTCGAGGTCCTGCGCCGCCGTTTGACGCGCGCCAGGCGGGAGGGCGTGTTCCCCGACCTGCTCGTCGTCGACGGCGGCAAGGGCCAGCTCAACGTCGCGATCGAGGTGCTGCGCGAGCTCGAGATCGAGCAGGTCGACGTCGCCGGTCTGGCGAAGATGCGCGTCGTCCGCGCCGCGCGCGAGACCGAGGTCGAGCGCAGCGACGAGCGGGTCTTCCTCCCCGGCCGCGTCAATCCGGTGGTGCTGCGCCGCAATTCGAACGCGCTCTTCCTGCTGCAACGCCTGCGCGACGAGGCGCACCGCTTCGCCATCACCTACCACCGGGCGCTGCGCGGCAAGGAGCGCCTGCGGTCGGTGCTCGACGCCATCCCCGGGGTCGGCGCCGAGCGCCGCCGCCGCCTGCTGCGCGCCTTCGGCAGCGTCAAGCGAATGCGCGAGGCCACCGTGGACGAGTTGGCGGCGGTGCCGGGCATATCGCCGGCGTTGGCGCGCGCGGTGCGGGAGGCGCTGGACCGCCTGCCGCCGCGGCGCGACGTGTTGAAGCTCAGTGATTTTGTCCGCCTAACTGCTCAGTGA
- a CDS encoding ISNCY family transposase yields MSKRQWKRLDAVERIERGALTVGEAAEVLGLSKRQVRRLRRAVGRRGAKGVQHGNTGRAPKHRLGEAVREQILELRRKKYDGFNDQHFTEKLGDVEGVKVSRASVQRLLRAAGIGPPRRRRAPKHRRRRDRKPQAGLMILWDGSRHEWLEGRGPMLCLMGAIDDATGELLPGASFVEQECAAGYLRVLRAIAEAKGLPYSAYMDRHGSLKRNDAHWTLEEELRGVQDPTQVGRALAALEIEVIYALSPQAKGRVERLWGTLQDRLVSELRLVGATTVEEANAVLEAFRAEHNQRFAIPPAEATPAWRPVRRGTDLSRICSFQYEATVLNDNTVRIGGLVLDIPPGPRKRSYAGTRVEVRQLLDGSWRVYGGDTVIATAAATSPGALRTLKRRRRRPPSAASVGKTPVALRAPSVSPTDMIPSPPR; encoded by the coding sequence ATGAGCAAGCGGCAATGGAAGCGGCTGGACGCCGTGGAGCGGATCGAGCGAGGGGCGCTGACGGTGGGAGAAGCGGCGGAGGTGCTGGGACTGTCGAAGCGGCAGGTGCGACGGCTGCGGCGGGCGGTGGGGCGGCGTGGGGCGAAAGGAGTGCAGCACGGGAACACGGGGCGGGCGCCGAAGCACCGCTTGGGGGAAGCGGTGCGGGAGCAGATCCTGGAGCTGCGGCGCAAGAAGTACGACGGGTTCAACGACCAGCACTTCACCGAGAAGCTGGGGGACGTGGAAGGGGTCAAGGTCTCTCGGGCCAGCGTGCAGCGGCTGCTGCGCGCGGCGGGCATCGGGCCGCCGCGCCGGCGGCGCGCCCCGAAACACCGCCGGCGCAGAGACCGCAAACCGCAGGCGGGGTTGATGATCCTCTGGGACGGCAGCCGACACGAGTGGCTCGAGGGGCGCGGGCCGATGCTGTGCCTGATGGGAGCGATCGATGACGCGACCGGCGAGCTGCTGCCTGGGGCGTCGTTCGTGGAGCAGGAGTGCGCGGCAGGGTACCTGCGGGTGCTGCGAGCGATCGCGGAGGCGAAAGGACTTCCGTACAGCGCCTACATGGATCGGCACGGGAGCCTGAAGCGCAACGACGCGCACTGGACGCTGGAAGAGGAGTTACGCGGGGTCCAAGACCCGACGCAGGTGGGCCGGGCGCTCGCGGCCTTGGAGATTGAGGTGATCTACGCGCTGTCGCCGCAGGCGAAGGGCCGAGTGGAGCGGCTGTGGGGCACGCTGCAGGATCGGTTGGTCTCCGAGCTCCGGTTGGTGGGGGCCACGACCGTGGAGGAGGCCAATGCCGTGCTGGAGGCCTTTCGGGCGGAGCACAACCAGCGGTTTGCCATTCCCCCGGCCGAGGCCACCCCGGCGTGGCGGCCGGTGCGACGGGGGACCGATCTGAGCCGGATCTGCAGCTTCCAGTACGAGGCGACCGTGCTGAACGACAACACCGTGCGGATCGGCGGCCTGGTCCTCGACATCCCGCCCGGCCCGCGCAAGCGCAGCTATGCGGGGACGCGCGTCGAGGTGCGCCAGCTCCTCGACGGCAGCTGGCGCGTCTACGGCGGCGACACGGTGATCGCCACGGCCGCCGCCACCTCGCCCGGCGCCCTCCGCACGCTCAAGCGCCGGCGGCGGCGGCCGCCGAGCGCCGCCTCGGTGGGGAAAACTCCAGTCGCCCTGCGGGCTCCTTCCGTTTCCCCCACCGACATGATCCCGTCACCACCACGATGA